The following proteins are encoded in a genomic region of Micromonospora olivasterospora:
- a CDS encoding IS4 family transposase, whose translation MQEKSVITRSIEVAGGVHAPGHLGELTQIIDFDLVDAVLEETGTREKRLRLLPSRVVVYFVLALALLDRCSYRATWGKLTAALAGLCLTRPSISSLSRARRRVGVAPLRRLFETLAGAVGLLGQPGVFYRGLRTVAIDGTHLHVPDEERVTWRYPKRVGDKLEFGYPLLRLLVVIECGTRALLAAAFGPETEGELAYARRLLGVLDRTMLLLADAGFDAAEFLRDVGATGAQFLVRSSARRCPTIQRRLPDGSYLARIGYGSLPALILVRVIEAQVTVTLADGSLRREQWRLITSLTDHTRYPAHELVDLYHERWQAETTYFSIKATMLDGRVLRSRSIPGIEQEVYALLTAYQALIRAAADATCTQPGLDMDRISFTVLIDAAADTITTASGILPGSSTDLLGTIGHAALADLLPAWRRPRIKARSRKNPTSKYSPNAGQHPATTQTYTFHADITIFEKGLASRSRR comes from the coding sequence CGGCTGCGGCTGCTGCCGTCTCGGGTCGTGGTGTACTTCGTCCTCGCACTCGCCCTGCTCGACCGCTGTTCCTACCGAGCGACGTGGGGGAAGCTGACCGCGGCCCTGGCCGGCTTGTGCCTGACGCGGCCGAGTATCTCCTCACTGTCACGCGCTCGCCGCCGGGTCGGAGTAGCGCCGCTACGGCGCCTGTTCGAGACCCTGGCCGGTGCCGTCGGTCTGCTCGGCCAGCCCGGCGTGTTCTACCGGGGCCTGCGTACCGTGGCCATCGACGGCACCCACCTGCACGTGCCCGACGAGGAACGGGTCACCTGGCGCTACCCCAAACGCGTAGGAGACAAGCTGGAGTTCGGCTACCCGCTGCTACGGCTGCTCGTGGTGATCGAGTGTGGGACCCGCGCCCTGCTCGCCGCGGCCTTCGGCCCCGAAACAGAAGGCGAACTGGCTTACGCGCGGCGGCTTCTGGGCGTCCTGGACCGCACGATGCTGCTGCTGGCCGACGCCGGCTTCGACGCCGCGGAATTCCTGCGCGACGTCGGCGCCACCGGCGCGCAGTTCCTGGTCCGCTCATCCGCCCGCCGCTGCCCGACCATCCAGCGTCGCCTACCCGACGGCTCCTACCTGGCCCGCATCGGCTACGGCAGCCTACCCGCTCTCATCCTGGTGCGGGTCATCGAAGCGCAGGTCACCGTCACACTGGCCGACGGCAGCCTGCGGCGCGAGCAGTGGCGGCTGATCACCAGCCTGACAGACCACACCCGCTACCCCGCCCACGAACTCGTGGACCTCTACCACGAACGCTGGCAGGCCGAAACCACGTATTTCTCGATCAAAGCGACCATGCTCGACGGCCGCGTCCTGCGCTCCCGCAGCATCCCCGGGATCGAGCAGGAGGTGTACGCCCTGCTCACCGCCTACCAGGCCCTCATCCGCGCGGCAGCAGACGCCACCTGCACCCAGCCCGGCCTGGACATGGACCGGATCAGCTTCACCGTCCTCATCGACGCCGCCGCCGACACGATCACCACCGCCAGCGGAATCCTTCCCGGCAGCTCAACCGACCTCCTCGGCACGATAGGCCACGCCGCGCTGGCCGACCTCCTACCCGCCTGGCGCCGCCCTCGAATCAAGGCCCGCTCCCGCAAGAACCCGACCAGCAAGTACAGCCCGAACGCCGGACAGCACCCCGCAACCACGCAGACCTACACCTTCCACGCCGACATCACAATCTTCGAAAAGGGGCTTGCCTCCCGCTCACGGCGCTAA